In a genomic window of Candidatus Poribacteria bacterium:
- a CDS encoding glycosyltransferase family 39 protein, whose amino-acid sequence MPRFFSLDSHWSSDEARWLLRSAKFMSAVKRSESSETRIAYHPGVTTMWIAGLRTFFTQSRVSVENLALSRLFICLVVWTGIGIICLLVYQLFGRWVGLASFACLAYSPFFLAQTRRVHTDALAATFILLTVLLFLLYCQHRHQRRYLILSGISFGLAILSKSYALILLPWIPLCLFLFRAKRISGFWRDLADILGFLNGAALTVVSVWPVFWPPSFGWVPLFLFGVSVLLLRDMKKERLNPYLLVLAGAVLVLVCVRMIQTVWFVFESVDWAVTTPHEVEHFFLGNVVNDPGWLFYPFVLSIKSTPLMLPLVIVGCVLLWKNREHSEETARHFKTGLALIFSVALFTICLSATSKKFPRYLLPAFLLLEILAAIGFVAGFKWGYNAIRTRSGTEATTKYKTTLTVLACIVFFGIQVFPVLARHPYYGTYYNLCWKITDITKVITVGEASGLDIAGKYLNEKPNADRLFVQVSPLATEFVRYYFRGFVYRADRRMERLPDYEVVYIRDSQIERVPQEGTLNGELEAVITLNGIDHVWIYHIPKVETP is encoded by the coding sequence GTGATGAAGCACGCTGGTTACTCCGCAGCGCAAAGTTCATGTCTGCTGTCAAGCGGAGCGAGTCCTCAGAAACGCGTATTGCCTACCATCCAGGTGTCACCACGATGTGGATTGCGGGGCTGCGTACCTTCTTTACGCAGTCCCGTGTCTCTGTCGAAAACCTTGCATTATCCCGGCTGTTTATCTGTCTGGTTGTCTGGACAGGCATCGGTATCATCTGCCTCTTAGTCTATCAACTCTTCGGTCGGTGGGTTGGACTTGCGAGTTTCGCCTGCCTCGCGTACTCTCCGTTTTTTTTAGCACAGACGCGACGCGTCCACACCGATGCCCTCGCCGCGACTTTTATCTTGCTTACGGTGTTGCTTTTTCTTCTCTATTGTCAACATCGGCATCAGCGTCGCTATCTCATTCTTTCGGGGATCAGTTTCGGTCTTGCGATCCTCTCGAAAAGTTATGCCCTGATTTTATTGCCGTGGATACCATTGTGTCTATTTTTATTTCGCGCCAAACGCATCAGTGGCTTTTGGAGAGATCTCGCGGATATTCTGGGTTTTCTCAACGGTGCTGCCCTCACGGTCGTCTCCGTGTGGCCTGTTTTTTGGCCCCCGAGTTTTGGCTGGGTGCCGCTGTTTCTTTTCGGGGTGAGTGTTCTGCTGTTGAGAGATATGAAAAAGGAACGTTTGAACCCATATCTCCTCGTGTTAGCCGGTGCCGTCCTTGTTCTGGTGTGTGTGAGAATGATACAAACCGTATGGTTCGTTTTTGAGAGCGTCGATTGGGCAGTGACAACGCCTCATGAGGTGGAACATTTCTTTCTTGGAAATGTTGTCAACGATCCGGGTTGGCTTTTCTACCCTTTTGTGTTGTCTATCAAAAGCACACCGCTGATGCTACCCTTGGTGATCGTGGGTTGCGTTCTACTTTGGAAAAATAGGGAACACTCGGAGGAAACTGCCCGACATTTCAAAACAGGACTTGCACTCATCTTCAGTGTGGCACTTTTCACTATCTGCCTCTCAGCAACCAGCAAAAAGTTTCCTCGCTACTTATTGCCTGCTTTTCTACTATTGGAAATACTCGCGGCGATCGGTTTTGTAGCAGGATTCAAATGGGGGTATAACGCGATTCGTACCCGCTCTGGAACCGAGGCAACCACAAAATACAAAACAACACTCACAGTTCTTGCATGCATTGTTTTCTTTGGGATTCAAGTGTTCCCCGTGCTTGCACGCCACCCCTATTACGGTACCTACTATAACCTCTGTTGGAAAATAACAGACATCACCAAAGTTATTACCGTCGGGGAGGCCTCTGGCTTAGATATCGCAGGAAAATATCTCAATGAGAAACCAAATGCGGATCGCCTATTCGTGCAAGTCTCTCCATTAGCGACAGAGTTTGTCAGGTACTACTTCCGGGGATTTGTCTATCGTGCCGATAGAAGGATGGAACGTCTCCCAGATTATGAGGTTGTCTATATTCGAGATTCACAGATCGAGCGTGTCCCCCAAGAAGGCACCCTCAATGGCGAATTAGAGGCTGTCATCACGCTCAACGGGATTGACCACGTCTGGATATACCATATCCCCAAGGTAGAAACACCATGA
- a CDS encoding glycosyltransferase, translating into MTLISLVIPAYNEAESLPELLSQLEATIQTNRYIAEVLFINDGSTDNTADVLDALSEDSPLTIHVIHFRRNRGKAEALTAGFEKSTGDIVITMDADLQDDPAEIPKLLASLEKEKAYLISGWKYPRKDPLEKRFFSFFLTASLQP; encoded by the coding sequence ATGACCTTAATTTCCCTCGTCATCCCCGCGTATAACGAAGCTGAGTCTTTACCGGAGCTGCTAAGTCAGCTCGAAGCCACGATACAGACAAACAGATATATTGCAGAAGTCCTCTTTATCAACGACGGCAGCACCGACAACACCGCAGACGTATTAGATGCCCTCTCCGAAGACTCACCACTCACGATCCACGTCATCCACTTCAGACGCAATCGCGGCAAAGCGGAAGCACTCACCGCAGGTTTTGAAAAATCCACCGGCGACATCGTTATCACGATGGACGCAGACCTTCAAGACGATCCCGCAGAGATCCCAAAACTCTTAGCGTCACTCGAAAAGGAGAAAGCGTACCTCATTTCTGGTTGGAAATATCCGCGCAAGGATCCACTTGAAAAACGTTTTTTTTCTTTTTTTTTAAC